The genomic segment AGCCCTCGACCGCCGGGCGCTTGGCGGGCTCGTCGGCCGCACGGGCGCTGAGGTGGAGGGCGCCCGCGACTGCGGCACCGATTCGGAGTGCCAGGCGGCGGGTGACGGGCAGGGTCATTGGGGCACCGACGAGAAGAGGACCAGTCCGCGACCGACAGAACTCACACCCAGGTCGGCTCCCAGCCCTTGCGGTAGGGTTTCGTCAGCAGCGCGCTGGCGGCCTTCGAGTTGGTCACCGCGAGCTTCGCGGCGTCCCACTTGAGCGTCTCGCCGGGCGTGCGGATCGCGACCGTGCCGAGGAGAACCGTTTCCGTCAGCGCGCTGGCGTAGTCGAAGTGCGAGGTCGTCTTGCCCACGCCGCGACAGGCGTCGGCCCAGCCGACGTAGTGATCGACGGCCGGCACCGTCTCGAACTTGAAGTCCTGGAAATCGGCTTCGGGGAACAGCTTCGGGGCGGCGACGTGTGGGACCAGGAGCGAGCCCTTTTCACCGATCAGGAGCGAGCCCGCGCCGGGCAGCTTGACCCCTTTCGCGAGCCCGAGCGCGTCGTGCGGCGGCAGCTTCCCCTCGCCGTCGTACCAGGTGAGCCCGAGCGTCGCGCCGGCGGTGCGCTCGGTACCGGGGAACTCGTAGCGCACCACCGACTGCGTGTACCACACCGAGCGGTTCATGGGCGCGCTCTCGGCCCGGACGGTGAGCGGCGCGGTGAGCCCGAGCGCCAGAAACACCGGGTCGAGGATGTGGCACCCGAAGTCGCCGAGTTGCCCGTTGGAGAAGTCCTGCCACGCCCGCCAGTTGAACGAGTGGTACAGGTCCTTTTTGTACGGCCGCTCCGGGGCCGCTCCGAGCCACTCGTCCCAGTGGAGGCCCGCCGGCACCGGGTCCGCTCCCTCCGGGCGGTCCGGGGCGAACAGCCAGCCCATCTTCCCGGCCTGCCAGGAGTGAACCGCTTTCACTTTCCCGATGGTGCCGTCGCGAACCAGCTTCACCGCCGTGCGGTACGCCGAGTGCGACTGGATCTGGTTCCCCATCTGCGTGACGACGCCGGCCCGCTTCGCGGCCAGCCGCATCTGCCGGGCCTCGAATACCGTGTGCGTGAGCGGCTTCTGGCAGAACACGTGCTTCCCGAGCGCCATCGCCGGCAGCGCGACCGGCGCGTGCATGTGGTCGGGCGTGGAGACGGTGACCGCGTCGAAGTCCTTCGGTCGGTCGAGCAGCCGGCGCCAGTCGGTGAACGTTTTCGCGGCCTTGAACTGGGTCGCGGCCCGGCCGAGGAACTTCTCGCCCTCGTCGGTGTCGCAGAGCGCAACAACGTTCACGTTCGGACCGGCCGACACGTGAACGAGGTCGTCCCACCCCTTACCGCCGGTGCCGACCGACGCGAGCCGCAGGGTTTCGTTGGCGCCCCGGACGCGGGCCCAACTGGCCGCGGTCAGGGCCGATACGCCGGCCACTTGAAGGAACCGGCGGCGCGTGACGGTGGCGGTACGCATGGTGGGACCCGGGGTGGGTAACTGGCGGTGGGATCTCGACTGTACCCGACTTGCGCATCTGCGACAAGAATCATCAGCGAGCGGCGTGAGCCCGCCGGTGCTTGACGATGCGAAGCACCGGTGGGCTCATTGTTGTAGGTCGCGGTCGAGGAGGCTTTGCGACGAGGCCGACGGCGGACGAGCGACGCGTGTCACGCTCGCGCCGATCCGCATAACAATCCGCCGTCGGGCCATCGCGTGCAAAGCCACGCTCGACCGCGACCTACAACACGGCGCGCGATTCACTTCACCGTCAGCAACTTGTCTTCCTTCGGGAAGGTTTCCAGCACCAGGCCCTTGAACTGGACCTCCTGGGGAACGCTGTTCGAGTGCAGTTGCAGGCCGATCGGACCCGCTTTGATGCGATCCGGTTCGGGGTCGCGCCAGTCCACCACCGCGGTGCCGTTCACGGCCACGCGCACGCGGTTGCCCTGGGCCAGGATCTCGATGTCGTTCCAGTCGTGCTGCTTGCCGACCTTCTTCGCCGGTCCGCCGTCCACCGGTAGCGAGTTGCGGCCGAACAGGTCGTACATGCCGTACCCGGACGGGAACATGACCAGGTGGCCCTTGTACGTGTGCTCGGTGCGGTCCTTCTTGGGGTCCTGCACCTTGCCGTCGGCCTTGGGGGAAACCTCGCCCCAGAAGGCGACACCTGAATGCATCTCCGACGTGACCAGTTTGGACGCGAACGTGAGCCGGAAGTCGGTGTACGAGTGCTTGGTGAGCAGATAAGTGCTGTACTTCAGCGGGTCGGTGTTCTTGGCGACGATCGCCCCGTCCTTGACGGCCCACAGATCGGAGTAGCCGTCCCAGCCGTCGAGCGTCTTGCCGTCGAACAGCTTGATCGTCTCGGTCTTGCCCTCGCGGGGCTTCGCGACCGGCGGGGCTTTCTTGTCCTGGCCGAGGGCGGCCACACTTGCGGCGAGTACGAACAGAAGCGCGAGAACACGCATGGCAGCGTTCCTGTGGGCGAGCGGGAGAGAGGGTGCCGGCCGATGATACCCACCGGCCGGCCGCAATGCACGCGGGAACTCGCCCGCCCGCGCCCTCACTTGAACGCTTCCCACTCCTTGCCCAGCACGGCGGCGGCGATCTTCAGCTTCAGGATCTCGTCGGTGCCCTCGTAGATGCGGCACACCCGCACGTCCATCAGGTGCCGGCCGGGGCGGTACAGCGTGCTCCACCCGCGGCCGCCGAACACCTGCACCGCCCGGTCGGCGGCGTCCCACGCGGCGTTGGTCGCGAAGAACTTCGCCTGCGCGGCGAGCAGGTCGGCCCGCCGGGCCAGCTCCTTGTCGCCGGGGTGCGCCGCGGACCGGTCCTTCATCTCCGCCGCGCGCAGGACCATCGACTCGCTCGCCACGCGGTCCATCTCGATGTGCGCGATGTGGTCCTGTACGAGCTGGTGCCGGGCGATCTCCTTGCCGTGCTGCTTCCGCACCTTCGCGTACTCGATCGTCTCCGTGAGGCAGTCCTCGATCACGCCCAGGCACCCGGCCGCGACGCTCAACCGGCCGCTCACGAGCGTCCCCATCGCGACGCGGAACCCGTCGCCCTCGGCGCCGAGCAGGTTCTCCGCCGGCACCACCGCTTCGTGCATCTCGAACATCGCGGTGTTGGACGTCGGCATCCCCATTTTGGCGTTCACGGCGAACGACTCCTTCTCGAACCCGGGCTGGTCCGTGTCCAGAACGAACGCGGAAATGCGCCCGGTGCCGACGGCGCCGGCCGGGTACCCGAACACGATCACCGCGTCGGCGATGCCGCCGTTGGAGATGAGGTACTTCACCCCGTTGAGGACGTAGCGGTCGCCCTTCTTCTCGTAGGTGGTGGTCATCTCGCGCGGGTTGCTGCCGGCGTCCGGCTCGGTGAGCCCGAACGCGAGGACCTTCTCGCCGCGGGCCGCCGCCGGCAGGTACTTCTTCTTGAGCGCGTCGCTGCCCCAGGTCTGGATCGGGTACGCGCCGATGCTGAGGTGGCCGGAGAAGAACGTGCGGACGGTGGTCCCCTCGCGGCCGATCCGGGTGAGGGCCGTGAAGTAGCTCACGTTGTCGGCCCCGCGCCCGCCGTACTCGGGGCCGATGTTCATCCCGAGCAGGTTGTGCTTCTTCGCGAGCGGGACCACCTGGTCGTTGAACTTTCGCTCGGCGTAGGCGAGTTCCTCGGCCGGGCGGACCTCCTGGCAGAACGCTTCGGTGTCTTCCATCAGTCTGGCGGCGTCGAAGGGCATGACCGGCTCCTGGGGATCGGAGATGGGGAGGGGAATACCGGAATTGTACGCGCCCCGTCCGCCTTTAACCCAGGGCGGTGCACGGGCTGAGGAGTCCCACCCCGTTCGGGGTGACGGCGGCTTTGCGGGCCGTCCGGCTGAAACCCCAAACGGCTCAACTCACACCGTACGGAGCACACCCTGAGCCCCGAGCGTCGGGCGCCCGGGGCCGCGCCGGAGGTCTTCTTGAAGCGCCGCGTGCGCCTCAACTGATGATCTGCTTGCGCCGCTTGATGTAGTCCCAGATCACGAACCGGTCCAGGTCGCGGCCGGCGGTGAACACCACGCGGCCCTTCGTGGCCCGCGCCATGCGGTAGGCGAACTGCACGTCCTCCTGCGACTGGTTCCAGTTCGAGATGAGGAAGATGTTGATCGTGATCCCCTCGCGGGCGCAGAGGAGCGCTTCGCGCATGGTCGCGTTTTCGGTCCGCGGGTCCGGGGGGTACAGCATGTACACGGTGCTCCCCTCGAAGTGCGCCGTCGGCAGGCCGTCGGTGATGAGCACCACCTGCCGGTTCGGGGTGTCCTGGGTCGCCAGGAAGCGGCGGGCCGTCTGAAGGGCGTGCTGGATGTTGGTGAAGTGGTGCGGCACCCCGAACTCGCTCACGTTCGGGTTGCTCATGTCGGCCTTGAGCCGCACCACCGGGTTGAAGATGGTGACCGGCTTGGGCATCAGCCCGGCGATCTCGGACAGGTGCCGTGGCTTCGCGAACGTGTACATCTCGATGAACTGGAGGAAGTCGCCGGGGTACTCGCTGCGGATCAGCCCGTCGAGCGCGAGGCCCATGCGCTTGACGTTCACGTACTGGCCGTCGTACCGCATGGACCCGGACATGTCGAGCAGCACGCAGGTGGCGGCCTTCGGGTTCACCCGGGTGTGGTGGATGAGGATGTCCTCGGGTTTCATGCGGACCGCGCGCGGGGAGCCCTCCGGGGCCTCGCCCGCGGTCCGCACGAGCGCGTTGACGATGCTCGCGGGGATGTCCATTTGCGAGACCGAGTCGCCGAACTCGTAGGGCTTGGTTTTCGCGGACTCGACCGCGCCCTCGCCGGTGACCGCGTCGGGGTGGCGGCCGGAGCGCGACGCCTGCAGCTCGCTGAAGATCTGCGTGAGCACCTTCGACTGGAACAGCCGCAGCGCCTTGGGCGTGAGCCGGTACTTGCCGGCCCCGTCGCCCTCCAGCCCCTGCTTCTCGGCCTGTTCGCGGATGTAGTCCTCCACCTGCTGCTGGAGCGCCTTGAGGTTCTCGATGTCGCCCGGCTCGGCGAACTTTTCGAGGTCCTCCATGTCGATGATCGCGAGCTGGGCGGTCTTCTTGGCCTCGTCGAGCTGCTTGAGGAGCTTGTCGATGGTGTCCAGCTCGTCCTTCACGTCGAGCGCTTCGGGCACCGTCAGCTTCTGCCGGCCGGTGAAGTCGTGCTTCGCGGCCAGTTCGTCCACCTGGTACTTCTCGCCCAGTAGGCCGGACACGAGGACCAGCTCGCGCGCGAAGTCGTCGGTGTCGTCGCCGACCTTGAAGTACAGCGATTCGAGGTCCGCGATCTGCTCCTCCTTGACCGCCTTGCGGTACTCGCTGGCGAGCTTCTTGGGCGGCCGGACCTTTTGCGCGGCGTCACGAAAGGCGCGCTCGGCGGCCTTCTGAGCGGCCGCCGTCTCGTAGGTCTCGAGGATCTTCCGCTTGCGCTCGAGGAGCATCTGCTTCAGGGCGTTGATGCTCGGCCCGAGGCCGGCGATCTGGGACGCGTCGAGGCGGACGGCGTTGGCCAACTGTTCTTCAGTGAACTCGTCGGTGTCGCCGAACTGGAGCAGGTGCTCCATCATCGGCGACACCAGGTCCGGCGGGGGCGCGGTGGGGCTCGGGAAGTTCACCGGGTCGTACCGCTGGTACGTGTGAACGATCCCGCCGGGCGTTTGCGCTTCCTGGGGGTCCATCGCGTGCCTCGCGGGCGGAAAGGTGTCCGGTCATTCTACACGCCGGGCACCCAAACCCCCAACCGGGCCGGCCCGCGCACCGACCCCACGGACGAACGGGGCCGGCCGGGCGCGCCCCAGTGGGTGCGCCCGGCCGGCCCCGTCGCGCCGCACGCGGCCGCGCGCTACGGCCCCGGCTTCGGGATGAGCGGCGAGTCCGGCACGGTGAGCGCGGGTTTGCCGTCGTCGCTCGCGTTGTTGAGGTTCTTCAGGTACACCGTGGTGAAGATGCGGAAGATGGCGGTGATGATGAACGCGGCCACCAGCAGCCAGATGAACGCCGAGGCGAACTTGTTCAGCGTGGAGAGCCGCCGCTGGGCCTGCTCGTTGTAGTTCTCGGCCTGGACGGCGCACATCTCCGGCAGCCGGCCGCTCTCCTCGGCCACCGCGACGGCGCTGCGGAACGAGTCGGGGAAGATGGCGGTCTGCGTGAACGAGTCGGAGATCGAGTTGCCCCGGCGGATCGACGCCTCGACCTGCGGGGCCGCGGCCATGAACGCGGCGTTGTCGGTCGCGGTGAACGCCAGCCGGATCGCCTTCACGATGGACATGCGGGTGTCGAGCATCATCCGGAGCGCGATGCACAGCCGGTTCATGGCCAGCGCCCGGAGGCACGGGCCGAGGACCGGCACGCGGAACAGGTACCGCTGGAGCCGCGGGTACCGGCCGGTCACGAAGGTGATGAGCCGGACGACGAGGAACCCCGCGAACAGGGCCGCCGCCACCCAGCACAGGAAGGTGACGGCGCCGTCCGCGCCCAGCAGGCCGAGCCCCAGGGGGTCGATCGGCTTGCCGTCGAGGGTCCGCCCCTTGGAGGGGGAGCTGAGCTGGATCATACCGAGGATCAGGATGAGCCCGGCGATGATCAGGACGGCGGCGAAGAACTGGACGAGCGGCCAGCTGATGTCCGAGATGAAGTCGCGGCGGAGCTTCTGCTGGGCGAGGTAGTACTTCTCGAGCTCGCCCATGACCTCGGGCAGGTTGCCGGTCTCCTCGCCGACGGTCGCCAGGGCGCGGAACAGCGGCGGGAACACGTGCGCCTGCTTGTCCATCGCCTCGTGGAGCGACCACCCGGCCTTGAGGTCCTCGTTGAGCCCGGCGGCGGCGCGGCGGAGCGGGGGCGTGCCCTCGCGGGCCAGTAGCCCGAAGGCGTCGCGGAGCATCATGCCGCCGGACAGCGAGTACCGGAGCGCCCGGCACAGATCGATCAGGCTGGTCGTGCTGAGCTGCCTGTTGAACCACATGACCAAGGACCTCGTTGTGTCGGCGGGGCGTCAGGACGGCAGCAGGTATTCCGCGGGCAGCACCCGCACCACCTCTTCGATGCTGGTCAGGCCCTGGGCGACCTTCAGGACGGCGGCGTGGCGGAACTCGATCATCCCCTCCTCGACCGCCTTCTTGCGGATCGCGCTGACCGGGGCGGACTGGTCGATCAGCTCGCGGATCGCCGGGGTCACGGCGAGCATCTCGAACACGCCCGTGCGCCCGGCGTACCCGGTGTTGAAGCACGCCGGGCACCCGCCCGGCCCGCACAGCAGCTCGCCCTCGCCCGGCTGGAGCCACTGGCGCACGCCCTCGAAGAGGCGCGGGGCCGGCACCTCGAACGTCTCCTTGCACTTCGGGCACAGGGTGCGGATGAGCCGCTGGGCGACCACGCCGAGGAGCGAGTTGGACAGCAGGTACGGGTGGACGCCGAGCCGCAGCAGGCTGTTCACCGCGGCCGACGCCACCGGGGCGTGCAGCGTGGACAGCACCAGGTGCCCGCTGCCGGCGGCGCGGACGGCGGTCAGCGCGGTCTCCGCGTCGCGGATCTCGCCGATCATGATGACGTCCGGCGCCTGTCGGAGCACGTGCCGGAGCAGGGCGTCGAAGGTGAGGTCCAGGCCGGCGTTCACCTGCGTCTGGCGGACGCCGGGGAGCGAGTACTCGATCGGGTCCTCGATCGTGTTGATCTTCCGCTCGCCGTTGTTGAGCGCGGCCAGGGCGCCGTAGAGGGTGGTGCTCTTGCCGCTCTCGGTCGGGCCGGTCACGAGCAGCAGGCCGTTCGGGTTGCTCAGGAACTGCGTGAGCCGGCTGTAGTGGTGCCCGTCCATGCCGAGCTGGTCGAGGCCGAGGAGCCGGTACTCCTGGTCCAGGATGCGGGCGGTGCAGTCCTCCCCGTGGAGGGTCGGCATGGTGTTGATGCGCAGGTCGAGCTTGCTCCCGGACTTCTTGGTGTACAGCCAGCGGCCGTCGAGGGGCCGGCGGCGCTCGGAAAAGTTCATGTCGCCGGCGGTCTTGATGTACGAGATGCACCGCCGGCCGAAGTCGGACGGGAGCCGGCCGAGCGACCGGATGATGCCCAGGTGCCGCACCGCGACCTCGACGTGGTCCTCGTTGGAGAACAGGAACAGGTCGCTGACGTGGAGCTGGGCGGCGTACTCGACCAGGGCCG from the Frigoriglobus tundricola genome contains:
- a CDS encoding 3-keto-disaccharide hydrolase; this encodes MRVLALLFVLAASVAALGQDKKAPPVAKPREGKTETIKLFDGKTLDGWDGYSDLWAVKDGAIVAKNTDPLKYSTYLLTKHSYTDFRLTFASKLVTSEMHSGVAFWGEVSPKADGKVQDPKKDRTEHTYKGHLVMFPSGYGMYDLFGRNSLPVDGGPAKKVGKQHDWNDIEILAQGNRVRVAVNGTAVVDWRDPEPDRIKAGPIGLQLHSNSVPQEVQFKGLVLETFPKEDKLLTVK
- a CDS encoding GspE/PulE family protein, whose translation is MATVEQPTSGPVSGRVPRTTGPSHQITQIDLQTRDPDQTVPALVEYAAQLHVSDLFLFSNEDHVEVAVRHLGIIRSLGRLPSDFGRRCISYIKTAGDMNFSERRRPLDGRWLYTKKSGSKLDLRINTMPTLHGEDCTARILDQEYRLLGLDQLGMDGHHYSRLTQFLSNPNGLLLVTGPTESGKSTTLYGALAALNNGERKINTIEDPIEYSLPGVRQTQVNAGLDLTFDALLRHVLRQAPDVIMIGEIRDAETALTAVRAAGSGHLVLSTLHAPVASAAVNSLLRLGVHPYLLSNSLLGVVAQRLIRTLCPKCKETFEVPAPRLFEGVRQWLQPGEGELLCGPGGCPACFNTGYAGRTGVFEMLAVTPAIRELIDQSAPVSAIRKKAVEEGMIEFRHAAVLKVAQGLTSIEEVVRVLPAEYLLPS
- a CDS encoding vWA domain-containing protein; translated protein: MDPQEAQTPGGIVHTYQRYDPVNFPSPTAPPPDLVSPMMEHLLQFGDTDEFTEEQLANAVRLDASQIAGLGPSINALKQMLLERKRKILETYETAAAQKAAERAFRDAAQKVRPPKKLASEYRKAVKEEQIADLESLYFKVGDDTDDFARELVLVSGLLGEKYQVDELAAKHDFTGRQKLTVPEALDVKDELDTIDKLLKQLDEAKKTAQLAIIDMEDLEKFAEPGDIENLKALQQQVEDYIREQAEKQGLEGDGAGKYRLTPKALRLFQSKVLTQIFSELQASRSGRHPDAVTGEGAVESAKTKPYEFGDSVSQMDIPASIVNALVRTAGEAPEGSPRAVRMKPEDILIHHTRVNPKAATCVLLDMSGSMRYDGQYVNVKRMGLALDGLIRSEYPGDFLQFIEMYTFAKPRHLSEIAGLMPKPVTIFNPVVRLKADMSNPNVSEFGVPHHFTNIQHALQTARRFLATQDTPNRQVVLITDGLPTAHFEGSTVYMLYPPDPRTENATMREALLCAREGITINIFLISNWNQSQEDVQFAYRMARATKGRVVFTAGRDLDRFVIWDYIKRRKQIIS
- a CDS encoding type II secretion system F family protein, encoding MWFNRQLSTTSLIDLCRALRYSLSGGMMLRDAFGLLAREGTPPLRRAAAGLNEDLKAGWSLHEAMDKQAHVFPPLFRALATVGEETGNLPEVMGELEKYYLAQQKLRRDFISDISWPLVQFFAAVLIIAGLILILGMIQLSSPSKGRTLDGKPIDPLGLGLLGADGAVTFLCWVAAALFAGFLVVRLITFVTGRYPRLQRYLFRVPVLGPCLRALAMNRLCIALRMMLDTRMSIVKAIRLAFTATDNAAFMAAAPQVEASIRRGNSISDSFTQTAIFPDSFRSAVAVAEESGRLPEMCAVQAENYNEQAQRRLSTLNKFASAFIWLLVAAFIITAIFRIFTTVYLKNLNNASDDGKPALTVPDSPLIPKPGP
- a CDS encoding Gfo/Idh/MocA family protein codes for the protein MRTATVTRRRFLQVAGVSALTAASWARVRGANETLRLASVGTGGKGWDDLVHVSAGPNVNVVALCDTDEGEKFLGRAATQFKAAKTFTDWRRLLDRPKDFDAVTVSTPDHMHAPVALPAMALGKHVFCQKPLTHTVFEARQMRLAAKRAGVVTQMGNQIQSHSAYRTAVKLVRDGTIGKVKAVHSWQAGKMGWLFAPDRPEGADPVPAGLHWDEWLGAAPERPYKKDLYHSFNWRAWQDFSNGQLGDFGCHILDPVFLALGLTAPLTVRAESAPMNRSVWYTQSVVRYEFPGTERTAGATLGLTWYDGEGKLPPHDALGLAKGVKLPGAGSLLIGEKGSLLVPHVAAPKLFPEADFQDFKFETVPAVDHYVGWADACRGVGKTTSHFDYASALTETVLLGTVAIRTPGETLKWDAAKLAVTNSKAASALLTKPYRKGWEPTWV
- a CDS encoding acyl-CoA dehydrogenase family protein, with the translated sequence MPFDAARLMEDTEAFCQEVRPAEELAYAERKFNDQVVPLAKKHNLLGMNIGPEYGGRGADNVSYFTALTRIGREGTTVRTFFSGHLSIGAYPIQTWGSDALKKKYLPAAARGEKVLAFGLTEPDAGSNPREMTTTYEKKGDRYVLNGVKYLISNGGIADAVIVFGYPAGAVGTGRISAFVLDTDQPGFEKESFAVNAKMGMPTSNTAMFEMHEAVVPAENLLGAEGDGFRVAMGTLVSGRLSVAAGCLGVIEDCLTETIEYAKVRKQHGKEIARHQLVQDHIAHIEMDRVASESMVLRAAEMKDRSAAHPGDKELARRADLLAAQAKFFATNAAWDAADRAVQVFGGRGWSTLYRPGRHLMDVRVCRIYEGTDEILKLKIAAAVLGKEWEAFK